AATATTTCCGCATTCCGCGCAGCGTGCTGACCATTTGCCTGGGTAAATCCACCTATGCCCGTTGTGGCATCATCGTCAACGTGACGCCCTTGGAACCGGAATGGGAGGGGCACGTGACGTTGGAGTTTTCCAACACCACGCCACTGCCGGCGAAAATCTATGCCAATGAAGGTGTGGCCCAGGTGTTGTTTTTGGAATCAGACGAGGTGTGTGATACCTCGTACCGGGACCGCGGTGGCAAATATCAGGGACAACAGGGTGTGACCCTGCCCAGGGCGTAAACCCAGGCCGGCTTTTGGGCGGCCGGTGCGGGGCAGCGGCTGACAGCGGTGGCATGTTCCATCGTCGGGCCGGGTGTGCCGCGCCATGTGGCAGGATGGGGGCCACTATGCGGGGAGCGCAGAGGGCGCGGGGTGGAGTTTGTCCAGTTTTGCCCCACGGTTCGGTTTATTTTTGCGACGTGACCGCCGCGGCGGGCCCGAAGCCTTCCACCGACAGCAGTTCCATGCTGAAGCGCGCGCCGTCGGGTTCGCGCTGATCGAGGCGCACGGGCAGATAGTTCAAGGCTGTGGCGCACCAGATGACGGTGTCCCGTTTTTTATCGATGCGGCGGATTTTCACGGTCTTCAGGGGGCCCAGTTTCGTCTCTATGGTTTCGCGGCCGAGAATTTCAAATTCGTAATTTTTCAGCTTGCCGCCATCGGCGATATTGTATTGCAACGTTTCACGACCCTGGCTCAGGTCGTGCATGATCGCGAGTTGGTAGATGAGTTTGTCGTATGCATCCGCCGGGATGGTCATGCGCCAGATATCGCCGCCGATGTCGTTGGTGACCCGCAGATTTTCCCAGTCAAAATGCAGTTTGACGTGTCGTTCCTTGCGCCCGCCGCTGCGGTCGTAGCTGTAGCTCAAGGGCCTGAGTCCGTGTTCCGCGGGAATCCACACGCTGCGTTCCACGATCAGATCCTTGATGAGCCAGGCCACAAAGCCCGTAGCGTGGGTTTGCGATTCGTAGATGAATTGGCCATTGGCGCCACGCCTGAGCACGCGGCTGGACTCGCCCAGCTTGATGCCGTTGCGGCTGACTTCGTAGGTGGCGCTGAAGTTCGGCAGGGGCGCCTGGGGGATTGTCCCGCCGGCGC
This Gammaproteobacteria bacterium DNA region includes the following protein-coding sequences:
- a CDS encoding DUF3108 domain-containing protein, which encodes MFATRQLEPITRHGHHIIATALFLACSLTFAASAGGTIPQAPLPNFSATYEVSRNGIKLGESSRVLRRGANGQFIYESQTHATGFVAWLIKDLIVERSVWIPAEHGLRPLSYSYDRSGGRKERHVKLHFDWENLRVTNDIGGDIWRMTIPADAYDKLIYQLAIMHDLSQGRETLQYNIADGGKLKNYEFEILGRETIETKLGPLKTVKIRRIDKKRDTVIWCATALNYLPVRLDQREPDGARFSMELLSVEGFGPAAAVTSQK